The Linepithema humile isolate Giens D197 chromosome 7, Lhum_UNIL_v1.0, whole genome shotgun sequence genome has a window encoding:
- the LOC105675714 gene encoding uncharacterized protein, giving the protein MNLTKTTIVDGCMRSDVIRRIGTRRAGRDQKKNSTPKATLTTRRQLTKRQLTELFFENCIDCEKMATIPQGAFAACKVRCNEERIISKSTIEKKERTEKKENIFNSRPPLEGWELTPLKYNSKLMNSIWGLYNRYSVHNFKKNNDAEDVRGGVAAAIWDAILEKHFPAINVAATASVEARRIMRTENGV; this is encoded by the exons atgaATCTTACCAAGACTACCATTGTTGACGGCTGCATGAGGTCTGACGTTATCAGGCGGATTGGAACTAGAAGAGCAGGACGAGatcaaaagaaaaacagcACGCCGAAAGCAACTTTGACGACGCGAAGACAATTGACGAAGAGGCAGCTAACGGAGTTGTTTTTCGAGAATTGCATCG ATTGTGAAAAAATGGCTACTATTCCGCAGGGTGCTTTTGCAGCGTGCAAAGTTCGTTGTAATGAGGAACGCATTATTTCAAAATCCACGatagagaagaaagaaagaactgaaaagaaggaaaatatatttaattcaaggCCTCCTCTAGAAG GATGGGAGCTGACACCGCTCAAGTACAACAGCAAGCTTATGAACAGCATCTGGGGTCTGTACAATCGCTATTCCGTGcataatttcaagaaaaacaaCGATGCTGAGGATGTTCGCGGTGGGGTGGCTGCGGCGATCTGGGATGCTATTCTAGAGAAGCATTTCCCAGCTATCAACGTCGCGGCCACCGCTTCCGTGGAAGCTCGCCGAATCATGAGAACCGAAAATGGTGTCTAA
- the LOC105675711 gene encoding enoyl-CoA hydratase domain-containing protein 3, mitochondrial — protein sequence MLVISRLVTTNGLVSQGRCIARTLSTSRISYTEKKYVETTEENGVRTIRLSDRSSLNSLSLEMLRILVKEIKRDEDSKDLRSIVLTSEPGKVFSAGHNLKELTSSSDKSHKDVFETCSELMRTINQSPVPVIAAVDGLAAAAGCQLVLACDIAVCTERSSFSTPGVSLGIFCSTPGIPLVRNVPRKSAMYMLFTGLPVSGREAYECGLVSKVVSNDKLEEEVRRITDAINMKSRSVVHIGKTFVYEQIELDLSTAYSLGTEKMVNNLKMRDAQEGIQSFLEKRKPNWSHDYEKN from the exons ATGTTAGTCATTTCGAGATTAGTGACCACAAATGGCCTTGTTTCTCag GGAAGATGTATTGCAAGGACGTTATCCACCAGCAGAATATCATATACCGAGAAGAAATATGTGGAGACAACAGAGGAAAACGGG GTCAGAACTATCCGATTGAGCGACCGTTCCTCGCTCAACTCGCTATCGTTGGAGATGCTGAGGATTCTGGTGAAGGAGATCAAAAGGGACGAGGACAGTAAGGATCTTCGGTCGATTGTGCTGACGTCTGAACCAGGAAAAGTGTTTTCCGCCGGACACAACCTGAAGGAACTG ACATCTTCAAGTGACAAGTCGCACAAGGACGTGTTCGAAACCTGTTCGGAACTGATGCGGACCATCAACCAGAGTCCGGTGCCGGTGATTGCAGCGGTTGACGGTTTAGCAGCTGCAGCTGGCTGTCAACTGGTCTTGGCGTGTGACATCGCGGTGTGCACGGAAAGAAGTTCGTTCTCCACTCCAGG AGTGAGTCTGGGAATATTTTGCTCGACACCGGGCATACCGCTAGTACGCAATGTGCCGAGAAAAAGCGCAATGTACATGCTTTTCACAGGGCTTCCTGTTTCCGGCAGAGAAGCTTACGAGTGCGGTCTCGTCAGCAAAGTCGTATCGAATGATAAGCTTG AGGAGGAAGTCCGTCGAATTACAGATGCAATTAACATGAAAAGCCGTTCGGTTGTCCACATTGGCAAAACATTCGTGTACGAGCAAATAGAGCTCGATTTATCGACAGCGTACTCTTTGGGCACTGAAAAAATGGTGAACAACTTGAAAATGAGAGATGCGCAAGAAGGAATACAGAGTTTTTTAGAAAAGAGAAAACCAAATTGGTCACACGActatgagaaaaattaa
- the LOC105675705 gene encoding uncharacterized protein isoform X1, translating to MLCCVPKRLADGGPFHDEAPFHNEVRFRDEALNRPTSIREVRFELYAEEDAPPPILLPCAICARTFMPQSLEKHARICERAASKKRKPFDSAKQRIQGTELAEFLPKPETRRYHQDERNSRPSWKKTHDDFLRTIREARGEVMDDSHKQCNSLISSGAPTRSNEKGTCPTCNRHFGIKAYDRHVAWCKDRVTQMPVSPATNLAKERLEARMRYKVPTLKNRRAINREKYSPGSAANQAAKTSQSSPALVKPKESASVTNCSRESPIKQKSAIIRRPGQLKESPTPSGPMKSRLADRINRKNDLATRPAWCSYVRRRPDFNLVLKARTGTCKDYDPFLLAEQQMNDLLSDTSDQSATGNAKQTRDILYPLSHSSAFVKYPSSDRRSSLIAPPSEFDDLFSNFSSDSTETNSISREVFLKSEVLANSKDVTDLASTKPVKELGRRVIIDKSKALGVDDRRGALGSADRIRKALDKVSPKVTRPLIDRSNSIRASSAPRIGSGADRKTSVDIRKNQNSKLVEGQRSSDQSLNQRNNNYSSLSGSNLSLSSIISSELDVKRSHSMFDELTTSFEEDTFPALRSFLNNESFNLSSSMHDGDRQRNGSLISDEELSSPDSYKPQDHSKLSNDSAYSSLNRKYSHHGRSTNDMASRLDEDVTRNGTPIQTAIKYKMSKFCHECGQRFPETAKFCCECGVRRLAL from the exons ATGCTGTGCTGCGTCCCGAAGAGGCTCGCGGACGGTGGCCCGTTCCACGACGAGGCCCCGTTTCACAACGAAGTTCGATTTCGCGACGAGGCCTTAAACAGGCCGACGTCCATCCGCGAGGTACGGTTCGAGCTGTACGCTGAGGAAG ATGCGCCGCCGCCGATCCTGTTGCCGTGCGCGATATGCGCGCGGACCTTCATGCCGCAGTCGTTGGAGAAGCACGCGAGGATATGCGAGCGCGCCGCCTCCAAGAAGCGCAAGCCCTTCGACTCGGCCAAGCAAAGGATTCAGGGCACCGAGCTGGCCGAGTTCCTGCCTAAGCCAGAGACTCGGCGGTACCATCAGGACGAGAGGAACAGCAGGCCTTCCTGGAAGAAGACTCACGACGATTTCCTGAGGACGATCCGCGAAGCGCGCGGCGAAGTC ATGGACGACTCACACAAACAATGCAATTCACTGATCTCGTCGGGCGCACCGACTCGCTCCAACGAGAAGGGCACGTGTCCTACTTGCAATCGACATTTTGGTATCAAGGCCTATGACCGTCACGTAGCCTGGTGCAAGGACAGAGTTACGCAGATGCCGGTGAGTCCAGCGACCAATCTGGCGAAAGAGCGGCTGGAGGCGCGCATGAGGTATAAAGTACCGACCCTGAAGAACCGTCGCGCCATAAATCGAGAGAAGTACAGCCCGGGCTCGGCGGCGAACCAGGCCGCCAAGACCTCACAATCATCGCCGGCGCTCGTTAAACCGAAAGAGAGTGCTTCGGTGACCAATTGCAGTCGGGAGAGTCCGATCAAGCAGAAGTCGGCTATCAT AAGACGTCCTGGACAGCTGAAGGAATCCCCCACTCCATCCGGACCAATGAAGTCACGTCTGGCCGATCGTATAAACAG GAAAAACGATCTGGCGACACGTCCCGCCTGGTGCAGTTATGTGCGTAGAAGGCCGGACTTTAATCTCGTGCTTAAGGCTAGAAC CGGAACGTGCAAGGACTACGATCCCTTTCTACTAGCCGAGCAACAGATGAACGACCTGCTGTCGGACACGAGTGATCAGTCCGCGACGGGGAATGCCAAACAAACTCGCGACATTCTCTATCCTCTCTCTCACTCCTCCGCTTTCGTGAAATATCCTTCCTCCGACAGAAGGTCGTCCCTGATAGCGCCTCCCTCCGAGTTCGACGACCTCTTCTCCAACTTTTCGAGCGATTCGACCGAGACCAACTCGATCTCGCGCGAGGTCTTCCTGAAATCGGAAGTTCTCGCCAACAGCAAGGACGTAACGGACCTCGCGAGCACGAAACCGGTCAAGGAATTGGGCAGACGAGTCATTATCGACAAATCAAAGGCGCTGGGCGTCGACGATCGCCGCGGCGCCCTCGGTAGCGCCGACCGAATACGTAAGGCACTCGACAAGGTTTCGCCGAAGGTCACGAGACCGCTGATTGATCGATCCAATTCGATCCGCGCCTCGTCCGCACCAAGGATCGGCTCGGGCGCCGACAGGAAGACCTCGGTCGACATCAGGAAGAATCAAAACTCTAAGCTCGTGGAGGGTCAGAGGTCGTCGGACCAGAGCCTCAATCAGAGGAACAATAACTACTCATCCTTGTCCGGAAGCAATCTCAGCCTCAGCTCGATCATCTCCTCGGAGCTCGACGTCAAGCGGTCGCACTCGATGTTCGACGAGCTGACGACGTCCTTCGAGGAGGATACGTTTCCTGCCCTCAGATCCTTTCTTAATAACGAATCCTTTAATCTATCCAGCTCTATGCACGACGGCGACAGGCAGCGGAACGGCAGCCTGATCAGCGACGAGGAACTGTCCTCGCCCGACAGCTACAAGCCGCAGGATCACAGTAAACTCAGCAACGACTCCGCCTATAGCAG TTTAAATCGCAAATATTCGCACCATGGACGCAGCACCAACGACATGGCCAGCCGTCTGGACGAAGACGTGACCAGAAACGGAACGCCGATTCAGACGGCGATCAAGTACAAGATGTCCAAATTCTGTCACGAGTGCGGTCAGCGATTTCCGGAAACCGCCAAGTTCTGCTGCGAATGCGGCGTCAGAAGACTCGCGCTGTGA
- the LOC105675674 gene encoding succinate dehydrogenase [ubiquinone] flavoprotein subunit, mitochondrial-like, with translation MLHRSVSQLIQKCGTLTFMRQSCATIIRNSRSFHVNVSPGEKAKCGVDTGISNYPLIDHCYDVVIVGAGGAGLRAAFGLGKKGYRVAVISKLFPTRSHTVAAQGGINAAITDEKDDNWLYHMYDTVKGSDWLGDQDAIHFLTREAPRAIYELENYGCPFSRTENGKIYQRAFGGQSLKFGKGGQARRTCAVADRTGHAVLHTLYGQSLRYDVHYFVEYFALDLLMHGRCCKGILAYELETGLLHRFRAHHTMMATGGAGRCYFSCTAAHACTGDGMAIACRAGLPLQDMEFIQFHPTGIYGSGILITEGSRGEGGRLVNSKGEFFMDKYAPKAKDLASRDVVSRAMTIEILEGRGVGENKDHIYLQLNHLPVELIRERLPGISHLAWVFAGVDVTKQPIPVIPTMHYNMGGIPTNWRAQVLTRENEDDRPIEGLWAAGETACASVHGANRLGANSLLEIVVFGKAIADQIDCITRPGERHEDLSPDISEQSICRFDATRYAKGCVPVAELREEMQRTMHKYCSVFRTCDILQRGCREITRLYTCDLPDLCVQDQSLIWNTELVEALELQNMMLCCMHTVYGAENRKESRGSHAREDFKDRIDEYDYTKPLEGQKKRPYTEHWRKHTLTWAQDDGLICISYRPVIDTTLDESEAQHVPPAVRAY, from the exons atGTTGCATCGATCAGTCAGTCAGCTAATACAAAAATGTGGAACACTT ACATTTATGAGACAATCCTGCGCAACGATAATCAGAAATTCACGAAGTTTTCACGTAAACGTTAGCCCAGGAGAAAAAGCAAAGTGTGGCGTGGATACCGGTATCAGT AATTATCCTCTGATAGATCACTGCTATGACGTAGTAATAGTGGGAGCGGGAGGCGCAGGATTAAGAGCGGCTTTTGGTCTCGGTAAAAAAGGATATCGAGTGGCAGTGATATCAAAGCTCTTTCCGACCAGGTCGCACACCGTGGCAGCCCAGGGTGGTATAAATGCTGCTATCACCGACGAAAAAGACGACAATTGGCTCTATCACATGTATGACACTGTGAAAGGATCCGATTGGCTGGGTGATCAGGACGCTATACATTTTCTCACGAGAGAAGCGCCTCGAGCGATTTACGAGCTTGAAAATTATG GTTGCCCTTTCAGTCGTACGGAAAACGGTAAGATCTATCAGCGAGCTTTCGGCGGTCAGTCCTTGAAATTTGGCAAGGGCGGACAAGCTCGTCGAACTTGCGCCGTCGCTGATCGAACCGGCCACGCAGTGCTTCATACTCTTTATGGACAAAGTCTTCGCTACGATGTGCACTATTTCGTCGAATATTTCGCTCTCGATCTGCTCATGCACGGCCGATGCTGCAAGGGAATCCTGGCATATGAATTAGAAACCGGTCTTCTGCATCGATTCCGAGCCCATCATACA ATGATGGCAACAGGCGGTGCCGGAAGATGTTACTTTTCTTGCACCGCGGCTCATGCCTGCACCGGCGATGGCATGGCAATCGCCTGTCGAGCGGGATTGCCGCTTCAGGACATggaatttattcaatttcatCCGACTG GTATTTACGGCAGTGGTATATTAATAACTGAAGGAAGCAGAGGAGAAGGTGGCAGGCTCGTCAACTCCAAAGGAGAATTCTTTATGGATAAGTACGCGCCCAAAGCCAAGGATCTAGCTTCGCGCGATGTCGTGTCGAGAGCAATGACCATCGAAATATTGGAGGGAAG AGGCGTCGGGGAGAATAAAGATCACATCTATTTGCAATTGAATCACCTGCCGGTCGAACTGATACGCGAGAGGCTACCCGGAATCTCGCATCTTGCCTGGGTATTCGCCGGAGTGGACGTGACTAAGCAACCTATCCCCGTGATACCCACGATGCATTACAATATGGGTGGTATACCCACAAATTGGCGAGCGCAA GTGTTAACACGAGAAAATGAGGATGACAGACCGATTGAAGGTCTCTGGGCAGCCGGCGAGACCGCATGTGCGTCGGTTCACGGTGCTAATCGTTTGGGTGCTAATAGTCTCCTGGAAATTGTGGTCTTCGGCAAAGCCATCGCCGATCAAATCGACTGCATTACCAGACCTGGTGAACGTCACGAAGATCTGTCGCCA GACATTAGCGAGCAGTCGATTTGTCGTTTTGATGCGACTCGTTATGCGAAAGGTTGCGTTCCTGTGGCCGAGCTACGCGAAGAAATGCAACGCACAATGCACAAGTATTGCTCGGTATTCAGGACTTGCGACATTCTGCAACGCGGATGCAGGGAGATAACTCGTCTCTACACTTGTGACCTACCAGACTTATGT GTACAAGATCAATCCCTCATTTGGAACACAGAGCTCGTCGAGGCCTTGgaattacaaaatatgatGCTCTGTTGCATGCATACTGTGTACGGGGCCGAAAATCGAAAGGAGTCAAGAGGTTCCCACGCCAGAGAAGACTTCAAG GATAGAATCGACGAGTATGATTACACAAAACCGCTCGAGGGACAAAAGAAACGACCTTACACGGAACATTGGCGTAAGCATACACTTACGTGGGCTCAGGATGATGGGTTG ATATGCATCTCTTATCGACCTGTTATCGATACGACACTAGATGAAAGCGAAGCTCAACACGTGCCGCCTGCAGTTCGCGCATATTGA
- the LOC137001275 gene encoding uncharacterized protein produces MDGNDRRDENHEVTRDIKDDETAGSDNQHQLIPRSSRKVPRTEADYGQCDKKPTRSRSRSRLRSKNAFLNFMQDFRQDNNKINSKDLFRLGGQKWRRMSSTEKMPYVKAAKLAQQQSQQNNKNGQQNKPDGNDPSKKTENKKQDEKKKERERRKRSRSRTDDSEAESDSATSGGTVASMTSEDVSDLSS; encoded by the exons ATGGACGGTAACGATAGAAGAGACGAAAATCATGAAGTAAcaagagatataaaagatgaTGAGACTGCAGGTTCTGATAATCAGCATCAACTGATACCGAGATCCAGTCGCAAAGTTCCGCGAACTGA GGCAGATTACGGGCAATGTGATAAAAAGCCAACCCGCtcgcgatcgcgatcgcgatTACGAAGCAAAAATGCTTTCCTGAACTTTATGCAAGACTTTAGGCAG gataataataaaataaacagcaAAGATTTGTTTCGGCTTGGAGGACAAAAATGGAGACGAATGTCGTCCACGGAGAAGATGCCCTACGTAAAAGCGGCTAAATTAGCGCAACAACAATCGCagcaaaataataagaatggCCAGCAGAATAAGCCTGATGGCAATGACCCTTCGAAAAAAAccgaaaataagaaacaagatgagaaaaagaaagaacgagag AGAAGAAAGCGTTCCAGAAGCAGAACAGATGATTCCGAGGCGGAATCAGATTCTGCAACATCGGGGGGAACAGTCGCATCCATGACCAGCGAGGATGTTTCAGATTTGAGTTCTTAA
- the LOC105675705 gene encoding uncharacterized protein isoform X2, protein MLCCVPKRLADGGPFHDEAPFHNEVRFRDEALNRPTSIREVRFELYAEEGEPANSPLRDRASFHDAPPPILLPCAICARTFMPQSLEKHARICERAASKKRKPFDSAKQRIQGTELAEFLPKPETRRYHQDERNSRPSWKKTHDDFLRTIREARGEVMDDSHKQCNSLISSGAPTRSNEKGTCPTCNRHFGIKAYDRHVAWCKDRVTQMPVSPATNLAKERLEARMRYKVPTLKNRRAINREKYSPGSAANQAAKTSQSSPALVKPKESASVTNCSRESPIKQKSAIIRRPGQLKESPTPSGPMKSRLADRINRPVEDHDSLPTSYRSSHFATSSRRSLPFAVPPVSLRINDPVSSNEITSSIFSSKKQSNRNKTTCQHVLNDKMSIREACSARTSRNIVSARSQGHPRINDIAVNDKSLGMTVQPCRIHADTPKDDHLVTWKQISRKKDSFQANHNFSQEFQLDLDLTVESKDDLSITKNDFVRADDEVKDDEIDKVENDIVTWLGGIENLNQTYLIRDSLDDFDQLEIFHSKPIKHNPYVEFYFMDKKDEEIKIAEREVEELKMNTDSKIIEKNTDNKIKERKTEELQIINKDNWKMSGFEESEEIKCKIEKLNMEDEDKEINQEASNKKAKIKEHVKKIEIKLENKEDIPKMNDVNIVELDKLNINERDKDQQTTMNDESTKYPEIREIEQNLFDFDKLSQDSPQKYEKLFSKEVKKFTNNNNFILDKESSHFRHEEHSAVHLDRSLAFSDSFINQSQDYPRLKKKMSQYKSNACCSNSLELKKNMTTCNYHRFDKNNILLNNNEINCNLNPENEVFLYQNNICRNSSDLQENKKILSPSVLCAIDSAERNFAEETEKYERYENDLIIFDEKSEKSLEESKNSEISPPQDSKVVAENCLNIHMDNKLQIETDRKHQEKLFNSENFENIKKDEKTDLADADNCFNDKTRFYRLIAETKVTTDEGLRMKSVNNFACDNDNAMCEGHNTRGANDLESSITSKDIEKSRRHRGGILSKNVKFSEHVSDPTRRAIKERPLNSVEMKHKIQENMNLLRGSTDSLISSVEFVELASIRRPEANSAYERETIEIIRPSRRCRAFRDLPDIRDDSAETRKAAERNSYWEKVPKISRSRLIDLNPSCRYRLARRNSRVRILPPVSSPSLINRRKNDLATRPAWCSYVRRRPDFNLVLKARTGTCKDYDPFLLAEQQMNDLLSDTSDQSATGNAKQTRDILYPLSHSSAFVKYPSSDRRSSLIAPPSEFDDLFSNFSSDSTETNSISREVFLKSEVLANSKDVTDLASTKPVKELGRRVIIDKSKALGVDDRRGALGSADRIRKALDKVSPKVTRPLIDRSNSIRASSAPRIGSGADRKTSVDIRKNQNSKLVEGQRSSDQSLNQRNNNYSSLSGSNLSLSSIISSELDVKRSHSMFDELTTSFEEDTFPALRSFLNNESFNLSSSMHDGDRQRNGSLISDEELSSPDSYKPQDHSKLSNDSAYSSLNRKYSHHGRSTNDMASRLDEDVTRNGTPIQTAIKYKMSKFCHECGQRFPETAKFCCECGVRRLAL, encoded by the exons ATGCTGTGCTGCGTCCCGAAGAGGCTCGCGGACGGTGGCCCGTTCCACGACGAGGCCCCGTTTCACAACGAAGTTCGATTTCGCGACGAGGCCTTAAACAGGCCGACGTCCATCCGCGAGGTACGGTTCGAGCTGTACGCTGAGGAAGGTGAGCCCGCGAATTCGCCTCTTCGTGACCGAGCATCGTTTCACG ATGCGCCGCCGCCGATCCTGTTGCCGTGCGCGATATGCGCGCGGACCTTCATGCCGCAGTCGTTGGAGAAGCACGCGAGGATATGCGAGCGCGCCGCCTCCAAGAAGCGCAAGCCCTTCGACTCGGCCAAGCAAAGGATTCAGGGCACCGAGCTGGCCGAGTTCCTGCCTAAGCCAGAGACTCGGCGGTACCATCAGGACGAGAGGAACAGCAGGCCTTCCTGGAAGAAGACTCACGACGATTTCCTGAGGACGATCCGCGAAGCGCGCGGCGAAGTC ATGGACGACTCACACAAACAATGCAATTCACTGATCTCGTCGGGCGCACCGACTCGCTCCAACGAGAAGGGCACGTGTCCTACTTGCAATCGACATTTTGGTATCAAGGCCTATGACCGTCACGTAGCCTGGTGCAAGGACAGAGTTACGCAGATGCCGGTGAGTCCAGCGACCAATCTGGCGAAAGAGCGGCTGGAGGCGCGCATGAGGTATAAAGTACCGACCCTGAAGAACCGTCGCGCCATAAATCGAGAGAAGTACAGCCCGGGCTCGGCGGCGAACCAGGCCGCCAAGACCTCACAATCATCGCCGGCGCTCGTTAAACCGAAAGAGAGTGCTTCGGTGACCAATTGCAGTCGGGAGAGTCCGATCAAGCAGAAGTCGGCTATCAT AAGACGTCCTGGACAGCTGAAGGAATCCCCCACTCCATCCGGACCAATGAAGTCACGTCTGGCCGATCGTATAAACAG GCCAGTGGAAGATCACGACTCCTTGCCGACGTCCTACCGATCCTCCCACTTTGCGACATCCTCCCGTCGTTCTCTCCCCTTTGCCGTACCTCCTGTGAGTCTTAGGATCAACGATCCGGTCTCCTCCAACGAGATCACGTCGTCTATTTTCTCATCGAAAAAACAGTCCAACCGAAACAAAACGACTTGTCAACATGTACTAAACGACAAAATGAGTATACGGGAAGCCTGTTCCGCCAGGACGTCGAGAAATATCGTTTCTGCCAGAAGTCAAGGTCACCCGAGAATCAATGATATTGCTGTGAATGATAAGAGCTTAGGTATGACTGTGCAGCCTTGCAGAATACACGCGGATACGCCAAAGGACGATCATTTGGTTACGTGGAAGCAGATCAGTCGCAAGAAGGATAGTTTTCAAGCTAATCATAATTTCTCACAGGAGTTTCAGCTCGATCTCGATCTCACGGTTGAAAGTAAAGATGATTTATCGATCACGAAGAATGATTTTGTTCGAGCTGACGACGAAGTGAAAGACGATGAGATTGATAAAGTGGAAAACGACATTGTCACATGGTTAGGCGGCATTGAGAACTTAAATCAGACGTATCTGATAAGAGACTCTTTAGACGATTTTGATCAGCTGGAAATTTTTCACAGCAAGCCGATTAAGCATAATCCTTACGTGGAATTTTACTTCATGGACAAAAAAGACGAAGAGATTAAAATTGCGGAACGTGAAgtagaagaattaaaaatgaatactgacagtaaaataatagaaaagaatactgacaataaaataaaagaacgtAAAACAGaagaattgcaaataattaataaagataattggAAAATGAGCGGTTTTGAAGAGAGCGAAgagataaaatgcaaaatagaaaaattgaatatggAAGACGaggataaagaaattaatcaaGAAGCGAGCAATAAAAAGGCTAAAATTAAAGAGCACGtgaagaaaatagaaataaaattggaaaataaagaAGACATTCCGAAAATGAATGACGTCAATATTGTAGAACTagataaattgaatataaatgaaaGAGATAAAGATCAGCAGACAACGATGAATGATGAAAGTACTAAATATCCTGAAATAAGAGAGATtgagcaaaatttatttgattttgataaaCTGTCGCAGGATTCGCCACAGAAGTACGAGaaacttttttcaaaagaagtgaaaaaattcactaacaataataattttattttagataaagaaTCTTCTCATTTTAGGCATGAAGAGCATTCAGCTGTTCATCTCGATCGTAGCCTAGCATTTTCGGACAGCTTCATTAATCAGAGTCAGGATTATCCGAgacttaaaaagaaaatgtcacaGTATAAAAGTAATGCATGTTGCAGTAATTCGTTAgagttaaagaaaaatatgacaaCTTGCAACTACCATcgatttgacaaaaataatatacttttaaacaataatgaaataaattgtaatttgaatCCTGAAAatgaagtatttttatatcaaaataatatatgtcgcAATTCGTCAGATCTacaggaaaataaaaaaatattatcgccGTCTGTATTATGTGCAATTGATAGCGCAGAAAGGAATTTTGCTGAAGaaactgaaaaatatgaaagatacGAGAATGATTTAATCATCTTTGACGAAAAATCTGAGAAAAGTTTAGAAGAATCAAAGAACTCGGAAATATCGCCTCCACAAGATTCGAAAGTTGTTGCcgaaaattgtttaaacataCACATGGAtaacaaattgcaaattgagacCGACAGGAAACATcaggaaaaattatttaattctgaaaattttgaaaatatcaaaaaggATGAGAAGACAGATCTCGCGGATGCAGATAACTGTTTCAATGATAAAACAAGATTCTACCGTTTGATCGCTGAAACGAAAGTAACGACAGACGAAGGTTTGCGAATGAAGAGCGTAAACAACTTTGCTTGTGACAACGATAATGCTATGTGTGAGGGACACAACACGCGAGGCGCTAATGATTTAGAGTCATCAATCACGTCGAAGGACATCGAAAAATCGCGACGTCATCGCGGCGGGATTTTATCGAAGAACGTGAAGTTCTCCGAACATGTTTCCGACCCGACTAGAAGAGCCATAAAAGAGCGTCCACTAAATTCCGTCGAAATGAAGCACAAAATCCAGGAAAACATGAATCTCCTTCGCGGCAGTACCGACTCCTTGATATCCTCAGTCGAGTTCGTGGAGCTCGCAAGCATCAGACGGCCGGAAGCGAATTCCGCTTACGAACGGGAAACCATAGAAATAATCAGACCGAGCAGGCGATGCAGAGCATTTCGAGACTTGCCCGACATAAGGGATGATTCGGCGGAAACGAGGAAAGCTGCTGAGAGAAATTCGTACTGGGAGAAAGTACCGAAAATCTCGCGAAGCAGACTGATCGATCTCAATCCTTCGTGTCGCTACAGACTCGCTAGAAGAAACTCCAGAGTTCGTATCCTCCCTCCAGTCTCGAGTCCGTCCTTGATCAACCGAAG GAAAAACGATCTGGCGACACGTCCCGCCTGGTGCAGTTATGTGCGTAGAAGGCCGGACTTTAATCTCGTGCTTAAGGCTAGAAC CGGAACGTGCAAGGACTACGATCCCTTTCTACTAGCCGAGCAACAGATGAACGACCTGCTGTCGGACACGAGTGATCAGTCCGCGACGGGGAATGCCAAACAAACTCGCGACATTCTCTATCCTCTCTCTCACTCCTCCGCTTTCGTGAAATATCCTTCCTCCGACAGAAGGTCGTCCCTGATAGCGCCTCCCTCCGAGTTCGACGACCTCTTCTCCAACTTTTCGAGCGATTCGACCGAGACCAACTCGATCTCGCGCGAGGTCTTCCTGAAATCGGAAGTTCTCGCCAACAGCAAGGACGTAACGGACCTCGCGAGCACGAAACCGGTCAAGGAATTGGGCAGACGAGTCATTATCGACAAATCAAAGGCGCTGGGCGTCGACGATCGCCGCGGCGCCCTCGGTAGCGCCGACCGAATACGTAAGGCACTCGACAAGGTTTCGCCGAAGGTCACGAGACCGCTGATTGATCGATCCAATTCGATCCGCGCCTCGTCCGCACCAAGGATCGGCTCGGGCGCCGACAGGAAGACCTCGGTCGACATCAGGAAGAATCAAAACTCTAAGCTCGTGGAGGGTCAGAGGTCGTCGGACCAGAGCCTCAATCAGAGGAACAATAACTACTCATCCTTGTCCGGAAGCAATCTCAGCCTCAGCTCGATCATCTCCTCGGAGCTCGACGTCAAGCGGTCGCACTCGATGTTCGACGAGCTGACGACGTCCTTCGAGGAGGATACGTTTCCTGCCCTCAGATCCTTTCTTAATAACGAATCCTTTAATCTATCCAGCTCTATGCACGACGGCGACAGGCAGCGGAACGGCAGCCTGATCAGCGACGAGGAACTGTCCTCGCCCGACAGCTACAAGCCGCAGGATCACAGTAAACTCAGCAACGACTCCGCCTATAGCAG TTTAAATCGCAAATATTCGCACCATGGACGCAGCACCAACGACATGGCCAGCCGTCTGGACGAAGACGTGACCAGAAACGGAACGCCGATTCAGACGGCGATCAAGTACAAGATGTCCAAATTCTGTCACGAGTGCGGTCAGCGATTTCCGGAAACCGCCAAGTTCTGCTGCGAATGCGGCGTCAGAAGACTCGCGCTGTGA